The Streptococcus oralis Uo5 genome includes a window with the following:
- the trhA gene encoding PAQR family membrane homeostasis protein TrhA, with protein sequence MNTSLKLSKKLSFGEEIANSVTHAVGAVIMLILLPISSTYSYEAHGFLSSFGVSIFVISLFLMFLSSTIYHSMAYGSTHKYVLRIIDHSMIYVAIAGSYTPVVLTLMNNWFGYLIIAIQWGTTIFGILYKIFAKKVNEKFSLALYLIMGWLVLAIIPAIISQTTPIFWSLMVTGGLCYTVGAGFYAKKKPYFHMIWHLFILAASALQYIAIVYYM encoded by the coding sequence ATGAATACCAGTCTAAAGCTCAGTAAAAAACTCAGTTTTGGAGAGGAAATTGCTAATAGCGTGACCCATGCTGTGGGTGCCGTTATCATGCTCATCCTACTCCCTATTTCATCAACCTATAGCTATGAAGCACATGGATTTTTATCGTCTTTTGGCGTTTCTATCTTTGTTATCAGTCTATTTCTCATGTTCCTCTCGTCAACCATTTACCACTCTATGGCCTATGGTTCGACCCACAAATACGTCTTGCGAATCATCGACCATTCTATGATTTATGTGGCTATCGCAGGCTCTTACACGCCGGTCGTATTGACTTTAATGAATAACTGGTTTGGCTATCTGATTATTGCCATTCAGTGGGGAACAACCATTTTCGGCATCCTCTATAAAATCTTTGCTAAAAAGGTCAATGAGAAATTCAGCCTTGCCCTTTACCTGATTATGGGCTGGTTGGTTCTAGCTATCATTCCTGCCATTATCAGTCAAACAACGCCAATTTTCTGGAGTCTCATGGTAACTGGCGGACTCTGTTATACAGTTGGAGCTGGATTTTACGCTAAGAAAAAACCTTATTTTCACATGATCTGGCATCTCTTTATCCTAGCGGCATCTGCACTCCAGTACATTGCTATTGTTTATTACATGTAA
- the pdxT gene encoding pyridoxal 5'-phosphate synthase glutaminase subunit PdxT: protein MKIGILALQGAFAEHAKVLEKLGVVSVEIRNLDDFQQVQSDLSGLILPGGESTTMGKLLRDQNMLLPIREVILSGLPVFGTCAGLILLAKEITSQEESHLGTMDIVVERNAYGRQLGSFYTESECKGVGKIPMTFIRGPIISSVGEGVEILATVDDQIVAAQEKNMLVTSFHPELTDDVRLHQYFINMCKEKS from the coding sequence ATGAAAATCGGAATATTGGCCTTGCAAGGCGCCTTTGCAGAACATGCAAAAGTGTTAGAGAAGTTAGGTGTTGTCAGTGTAGAAATCAGAAATTTAGATGATTTTCAACAAGTTCAGAGTGACTTGTCCGGTTTGATATTACCTGGCGGTGAGTCTACAACCATGGGCAAGCTCTTGCGCGACCAGAACATGCTGCTTCCCATCCGAGAAGTCATTCTATCTGGATTACCCGTTTTTGGGACCTGTGCAGGCTTGATTTTGCTGGCTAAGGAAATCACTTCTCAGGAAGAAAGTCATCTTGGAACCATGGATATAGTGGTTGAGCGCAATGCTTATGGGCGCCAACTAGGAAGCTTCTATACAGAGTCAGAATGTAAGGGAGTTGGCAAGATTCCCATGACCTTTATCCGCGGACCAATTATCAGCAGTGTTGGAGAGGGTGTAGAAATTCTAGCAACAGTTGATGATCAAATCGTTGCAGCCCAAGAAAAAAATATGCTGGTAACCTCTTTTCATCCAGAATTGACAGATGATGTTCGCTTGCACCAGTACTTTATCAATATGTGTAAAGAAAAAAGTTGA
- the pdxS gene encoding pyridoxal 5'-phosphate synthase lyase subunit PdxS: protein MTENRYELNKNLAQMLKGGVIMDVQNPEQARIAEAAGAAAVMALERIPADIRAVGGVSRMSDPKMIKEIQEAVSIPVMAKVRIGHFVEAQILEAIEIDYIDESEVLSPADDRFHVDKKEFQVPFVCGAKDLGEALRRIVEGASMIRTKGEPGTGDIVQAVRHMRMMNQEIRRIQNLREDELYVAAKDLQVPVELVQYVHEHGKLPVVNFAAGGVATPADAALMMQLGAEGVFVGSGIFKSGDPVKRASAIVKAVTNYQNPQILAQISEDLGEAMVGINENEIKILMAERGK, encoded by the coding sequence ATGACTGAAAATCGTTATGAACTAAATAAAAACTTGGCACAGATGCTCAAAGGTGGGGTTATCATGGACGTTCAGAACCCTGAACAGGCTCGGATTGCGGAAGCTGCTGGTGCAGCAGCTGTCATGGCCTTGGAGCGCATTCCAGCTGATATTCGTGCAGTTGGTGGGGTTTCCCGTATGAGTGATCCAAAGATGATTAAGGAAATCCAAGAAGCGGTGAGCATTCCAGTGATGGCCAAGGTTAGAATCGGGCATTTTGTAGAAGCTCAGATTTTAGAGGCTATTGAGATTGACTATATCGATGAAAGTGAAGTGCTGTCTCCAGCTGACGACCGTTTCCATGTGGATAAGAAGGAATTCCAAGTTCCTTTTGTCTGTGGGGCTAAGGACTTGGGTGAAGCCTTGCGTCGTATCGTTGAAGGAGCTTCCATGATTCGTACAAAAGGAGAACCGGGTACTGGTGACATCGTTCAAGCCGTTCGTCATATGCGTATGATGAATCAAGAAATACGCCGTATTCAAAATCTCCGTGAGGATGAACTTTATGTGGCTGCCAAGGACTTGCAAGTCCCTGTTGAATTGGTCCAATACGTTCATGAACATGGAAAATTGCCAGTTGTAAACTTTGCAGCTGGAGGTGTGGCAACGCCAGCTGATGCTGCGCTGATGATGCAATTGGGGGCAGAAGGTGTTTTTGTTGGATCAGGTATTTTCAAGTCAGGAGATCCTGTTAAACGAGCAAGTGCTATTGTCAAAGCCGTAACCAACTACCAAAATCCTCAAATTTTGGCTCAAATCTCTGAAGACCTAGGAGAAGCCATGGTTGGTATCAATGAGAATGAAATCAAAATTCTCATGGCTGAGCGAGGAAAATAG
- the nox gene encoding H2O-forming NADH oxidase — protein MSKIVVVGANHAGTACINTMLDNFGHENEIVVFDQNSNISFLGCGMALWIGEQIDGPEGLFYSDKEKLEAKGAKVYMNSPVLSIDYDNKVVTAEVEGQEHKESYDKLIFATGSTPILPPIEGVEIVKGNREFKATLENVQFVKLYQNAEEVIEKLADKSKHLERIAVVGGGYIGVELAEAFERLGKEVVLVDIVDTVLNGYYDKDFTQMMAKNLEDHNIRLALGQTVKAIQGDGKVERLVTDKETFDVDMVVLAVGFRPNTALADGKIELFRNGAFLVDKKQETSIPGVYAVGDCATVYDNARKDTSYIALASNAVRTGIVGAYNACGHELEGIGVQGSNGISIYGLHMVSTGLTLEKAKAAGYNATETGFNDLQKPEFIKHDNHEVAIKIVFDKDSREILGAQMVSHDSAISMGIHMFSLAIQEHVTIDKLALTDLFFLPHFNKPYNYITMAALTAEK, from the coding sequence ATGAGTAAAATCGTTGTAGTTGGTGCTAACCACGCTGGTACAGCTTGTATTAATACGATGTTGGACAACTTTGGTCATGAAAACGAAATCGTAGTATTTGACCAAAACTCAAATATTTCATTCCTTGGTTGTGGAATGGCGCTTTGGATCGGGGAACAAATTGACGGCCCAGAAGGTCTCTTCTACTCTGATAAAGAAAAATTGGAAGCTAAGGGTGCAAAAGTTTACATGAACTCACCTGTTCTTTCAATCGACTATGACAATAAAGTTGTGACAGCAGAAGTTGAAGGTCAAGAACATAAAGAGTCTTATGACAAATTGATCTTTGCGACTGGTTCAACTCCAATCTTGCCTCCAATCGAAGGTGTTGAAATCGTTAAGGGCAACCGCGAATTCAAAGCAACACTTGAAAATGTTCAATTTGTTAAGTTGTACCAAAACGCAGAAGAAGTTATCGAAAAACTTGCTGACAAGAGCAAACACCTTGAGCGCATCGCAGTTGTTGGTGGTGGTTATATCGGTGTTGAACTTGCTGAAGCTTTCGAACGTCTTGGAAAAGAAGTTGTCCTTGTTGATATCGTAGACACTGTTTTGAACGGCTACTATGACAAAGACTTCACTCAAATGATGGCGAAGAACTTGGAAGACCACAACATCCGCTTGGCTCTTGGTCAAACAGTTAAAGCCATCCAAGGTGATGGAAAAGTTGAACGCTTGGTAACAGACAAAGAAACATTTGATGTGGATATGGTTGTTCTTGCTGTTGGTTTCCGTCCAAACACAGCTCTTGCTGACGGTAAGATTGAACTCTTCCGCAACGGTGCCTTCCTTGTAGATAAGAAACAAGAAACATCTATCCCAGGTGTATACGCTGTTGGTGACTGTGCAACTGTTTATGACAATGCTCGTAAAGATACAAGCTACATCGCTCTTGCCTCTAACGCTGTACGTACTGGTATCGTTGGTGCTTATAATGCTTGTGGTCATGAATTGGAAGGAATCGGTGTACAAGGATCAAACGGTATCTCTATCTACGGTCTTCACATGGTCTCGACTGGTTTGACTCTTGAAAAAGCCAAAGCTGCAGGCTATAATGCAACTGAAACTGGCTTTAACGATCTTCAAAAACCAGAATTTATCAAACATGACAACCACGAAGTTGCCATCAAGATTGTCTTTGACAAAGACAGCCGAGAAATCCTTGGTGCACAAATGGTTTCACATGATTCTGCTATTAGTATGGGAATCCACATGTTCTCACTTGCTATCCAAGAGCATGTAACAATCGATAAATTGGCCTTGACAGACCTATTCTTCTTGCCACACTTTAACAAACCTTACAACTACATCACAATGGCTGCACTTACAGCTGAAAAATAA